In one window of Flavobacterium ginsengisoli DNA:
- a CDS encoding alpha/beta hydrolase, with protein MNLSLEYKIREPKVILDKNPLLLLLHGYGSNEADLFSFASELPDNYYIISARAPYDLQYGAYAWYAINFDADQNKFSDNEQAKTSRDLIAKFIDELTANYPIDANNVTLIGFSQGSILSYATALSYPEKIQRVVAMSGYFNEEIIKEGFKNNDFKNLKFFASHGTVDQVIPIEWARKTPAALEKLNIPLTYKEYPVGHGVAPQNFFDFRNWSA; from the coding sequence ATGAATCTATCTTTAGAATATAAAATAAGAGAACCAAAAGTAATTTTAGATAAAAATCCGTTATTGCTTTTATTGCACGGATATGGAAGTAATGAGGCCGATTTATTCTCTTTTGCTTCTGAGCTTCCAGATAACTATTATATCATTTCTGCAAGAGCTCCTTACGATTTACAGTATGGCGCTTACGCTTGGTACGCGATCAACTTTGATGCAGATCAGAATAAATTTTCAGATAATGAACAAGCCAAAACTTCAAGAGATTTAATTGCAAAGTTTATTGATGAACTAACAGCAAATTATCCAATTGATGCTAATAATGTAACTTTAATCGGATTCAGCCAAGGATCTATTTTAAGTTATGCAACCGCACTTTCTTATCCAGAAAAAATTCAAAGAGTTGTGGCAATGAGTGGTTATTTTAATGAAGAAATCATCAAAGAAGGTTTTAAAAACAATGATTTCAAAAATTTAAAGTTTTTTGCTTCACACGGAACTGTAGATCAAGTTATTCCGATTGAATGGGCGAGAAAAACACCTGCTGCTTTAGAAAAATTAAATATTCCGCTTACTTATAAAGAATATCCTGTTGGGCATGGAGTTGCTCCTCAAAATTTCTTTGATTTTAGGAATTGGTCTGCTTAG
- a CDS encoding cysteine hydrolase family protein, producing MNSKLNNPALILIDIQKGFHDVAYWGGDRNNVTAEEKAGELLKIWRSKKLPIFHVQHCSSNPNSILNETNLGNEFQDIVKPLEGETIIKKNVNSAFIGTNLKELIDTAKITNLVIVGLTTDHCVSTTTRMAGNFGYNVYVVSDATATFNKKGVNGENFSAELIHQTALASLNDEFAQVVTSKFIKTNI from the coding sequence ATGAATTCAAAACTTAATAATCCCGCATTAATTTTAATTGATATTCAAAAAGGTTTTCATGACGTTGCTTATTGGGGCGGAGACCGTAATAATGTTACGGCAGAAGAAAAAGCTGGCGAACTTCTAAAGATCTGGCGAAGCAAAAAACTTCCCATTTTTCACGTACAGCATTGTTCTTCAAATCCAAATTCGATTTTAAACGAAACAAATCTAGGTAATGAATTTCAAGATATTGTAAAACCTCTTGAAGGAGAAACAATCATCAAAAAGAATGTCAATAGTGCTTTTATTGGAACGAATTTAAAAGAGCTAATTGACACTGCCAAAATCACAAATCTTGTAATTGTAGGTTTAACTACAGATCATTGCGTTTCTACCACAACAAGAATGGCAGGAAATTTTGGTTACAATGTTTACGTAGTTTCTGACGCAACAGCTACTTTCAATAAAAAAGGCGTAAACGGAGAAAATTTCTCTGCCGAATTAATACATCAAACCGCTTTAGCAAGTTTAAACGATGAATTTGCTCAAGTAGTAACTTCTAAATTTATTAAAACGAATATTTAG
- a CDS encoding MBL fold metallo-hydrolase: protein MKVYFLGTGTSQGIPIIGIDHPVCKSTDAKDKRLRVSIWITWDDHSYVVDCGPDFRQQMLSCGCQKLDAILFTHEHADHTAGLDDIRPFNFRQGEIPIYGHKRVLDNLRRRFDYVFETVNKYPGAPSVKTIEVQNNAPFAVGDKTAIPINVMHGDLQVFGYRIDDFAYLTDVKTVEQVEVEKLKGLKVLVVNALRVEPHNTHFNLQEALDFINLVKPERAYLTHISHVLGFHEEVQKTLPDNVFLAYDNLEITI from the coding sequence TTGAAGGTTTATTTTTTAGGTACAGGTACTTCTCAAGGCATTCCAATTATAGGAATCGATCATCCTGTTTGCAAAAGCACTGATGCTAAGGATAAAAGGCTTCGTGTATCCATTTGGATAACATGGGACGATCATTCGTATGTTGTAGATTGTGGCCCCGATTTTAGACAGCAAATGCTTTCTTGCGGATGCCAGAAACTGGATGCAATTCTCTTTACTCATGAGCATGCAGATCACACTGCTGGTTTAGACGATATACGCCCATTTAATTTTAGACAGGGTGAAATTCCGATTTATGGACATAAACGCGTTCTAGATAATTTAAGACGCCGTTTTGATTATGTGTTTGAAACGGTAAACAAATATCCAGGAGCTCCAAGCGTAAAAACAATAGAAGTGCAAAATAATGCACCTTTTGCTGTTGGAGATAAAACAGCAATTCCGATAAATGTAATGCATGGAGATCTTCAGGTTTTTGGGTACAGAATAGATGATTTTGCCTATCTAACAGATGTAAAAACAGTCGAGCAAGTTGAGGTTGAAAAGCTAAAAGGTTTGAAAGTTTTAGTAGTCAATGCTCTGCGTGTCGAACCTCACAATACGCATTTTAATCTACAAGAAGCACTTGATTTTATTAATCTTGTTAAACCTGAAAGAGCTTATTTAACTCATATTAGCCACGTTTTAGGGTTTCACGAAGAAGTGCAGAAAACACTTCCAGATAATGTTTTCTTGGCTTACGACAATTTAGAAATTACAATTTAA
- the bcp gene encoding thioredoxin-dependent thiol peroxidase has protein sequence MTTLKAGDKAPNFSGTDQDGKTHKRADYAGKKLVVFFYPKASTPGCTAEACDLRDNYHRFQANNYELLGVSADSQKAQVKFKEKYELPFPLIADEDKSVINAFGVWGPKKFMGKEYDGIHRTTFVIDEKGIIEEVIEKVKTKEHASQILK, from the coding sequence ATGACAACACTAAAAGCAGGAGATAAAGCGCCAAATTTTTCAGGTACAGATCAAGACGGAAAAACACATAAACGGGCAGATTACGCTGGAAAAAAACTGGTTGTTTTCTTTTATCCGAAAGCAAGTACGCCTGGCTGTACAGCTGAGGCTTGCGATTTGAGAGATAATTATCACCGTTTTCAAGCCAATAATTACGAACTTCTTGGAGTAAGCGCTGATAGCCAAAAAGCACAAGTAAAATTCAAAGAAAAATACGAATTGCCATTTCCTTTAATTGCAGACGAAGACAAATCGGTTATCAACGCATTTGGAGTTTGGGGACCAAAGAAATTTATGGGTAAAGAATATGATGGAATTCACAGAACAACTTTCGTAATCGACGAAAAAGGAATTATAGAAGAAGTAATCGAAAAAGTAAAAACAAAAGAACACGCTTCGCAGATTTTGAAATAG
- a CDS encoding endonuclease III domain-containing protein: protein MNKEARVQFVIDKLKELYPTIPVPLDHKDPYTLLIAVLLSAQCTDVRVNQITPLLFAKADNPYDMVKMSIEEIKEIIRPCGLSPMKSKGIHGLSEILIEKHNGEVPQSFEALEALPAVGHKTASVVMSQAFGVPAFPVDTHIHRLMYRWNLSNGKNVAQTEKDAKRLFPRDLWNDLHLQIIWYGREYSPARGWSLEKDIITKTVGKKSLIEELEKTVSKK from the coding sequence ATGAATAAAGAAGCTCGCGTACAATTTGTTATTGATAAATTAAAAGAACTCTACCCTACTATACCAGTTCCGCTTGACCACAAAGATCCTTATACACTTTTAATTGCTGTTTTATTATCAGCTCAATGTACCGACGTTCGTGTGAACCAAATTACGCCACTTTTGTTTGCAAAAGCTGATAATCCGTATGATATGGTTAAAATGTCGATAGAAGAAATTAAGGAAATTATTCGTCCGTGTGGTTTATCTCCTATGAAATCTAAAGGAATTCATGGTTTATCTGAAATTTTGATTGAGAAACATAATGGCGAAGTTCCACAGAGTTTTGAAGCGCTTGAAGCTTTGCCTGCTGTTGGACACAAAACGGCAAGTGTGGTAATGTCTCAGGCTTTTGGCGTTCCAGCTTTTCCTGTAGACACGCATATTCACCGATTGATGTACAGATGGAATTTGTCTAATGGAAAAAATGTCGCTCAAACTGAAAAAGATGCAAAACGATTGTTTCCTAGAGATTTATGGAATGATTTACATTTGCAGATTATTTGGTACGGACGTGAATATTCGCCTGCAAGAGGCTGGAGTCTTGAAAAAGATATTATAACGAAAACCGTTGGAAAGAAATCTCTTATTGAAGAGCTTGAAAAGACAGTTTCAAAAAAATAA
- a CDS encoding tetratricopeptide repeat protein, which produces MKENIKMLSCLLMISIGAFAQKDKIKEAQSLFDKGNSQEALAILTKTEYLILNASDEDKSDYYFLKGNVLKDLAVKNIDATNNFTLASQSYQDVFLYENESGKFKWTVKANIALKDMKASLVNGAMADFKDGKFKESAEKSYKVYLFDKKDTINLCNAAASSINGKDYNAAVTYYELLKKINFSGKGVRYFATNKKTKEEDAFISPKARESAIQQGLYEKPRTESVPSKKIEINNNLAYAYLEKKDYARAESVYNYVLELDPNYIDAYINLAYLKLQMKKDLAEEISSLGTTPAEMKKYDKLNAQKDDIARSAIPYLKKVLVLEPKNPDATKTLLGVYRSLDMNSEYNALKAGM; this is translated from the coding sequence ATGAAAGAGAACATTAAGATGTTGTCATGCTTATTGATGATAAGTATTGGCGCATTTGCCCAAAAAGACAAAATTAAAGAAGCACAATCTTTATTTGACAAAGGAAATAGCCAGGAAGCTTTGGCAATTTTAACTAAAACAGAATATCTTATTCTTAATGCATCTGATGAAGACAAATCTGATTATTACTTCTTAAAAGGAAATGTTTTAAAAGATTTGGCCGTAAAAAATATAGATGCGACCAATAATTTCACATTGGCATCGCAATCGTATCAAGATGTATTTTTATACGAAAATGAATCAGGAAAATTTAAATGGACAGTTAAAGCTAACATAGCTTTAAAAGATATGAAAGCCAGCCTTGTAAATGGTGCAATGGCAGATTTTAAAGACGGAAAATTCAAAGAAAGCGCAGAAAAGAGTTATAAGGTATATTTGTTCGATAAAAAAGATACTATAAACTTGTGTAATGCTGCGGCTTCGTCTATAAACGGAAAAGATTACAACGCTGCTGTGACCTATTACGAACTTTTGAAAAAGATTAATTTTTCTGGAAAAGGAGTTCGATATTTTGCTACCAACAAAAAAACAAAAGAAGAAGATGCTTTTATTTCTCCAAAAGCTAGAGAGTCTGCTATACAGCAAGGTCTTTACGAAAAGCCAAGAACAGAATCTGTGCCTTCTAAAAAAATAGAAATAAACAATAATTTGGCTTATGCTTATCTTGAAAAGAAAGATTATGCAAGAGCAGAATCAGTTTATAACTATGTTTTAGAATTAGATCCGAATTATATTGATGCTTATATTAACTTGGCTTATTTGAAACTGCAAATGAAAAAGGATTTGGCAGAAGAAATATCATCATTAGGAACTACGCCAGCAGAGATGAAGAAATACGATAAACTAAATGCACAAAAAGATGATATTGCCAGAAGTGCAATTCCATATCTTAAGAAAGTGCTTGTTCTTGAACCAAAAAATCCAGATGCAACCAAAACATTATTGGGTGTTTACAGGTCTCTTGATATGAATTCAGAATACAATGCTTTAAAAGCAGGAATGTAA
- a CDS encoding RNA polymerase sigma factor, which produces MADLHTPDALLVKNYVDGSEAALATLIKRHESKIYGFIYSKIADRDISNDIFQDTFIKVIKTLKSNSYNEEGKFLPWVMRISHNLIVDHFRKTKKMPMYRETEEFSIFSIMSDDALTIEGKMIVDQVELDLKKLIGELPDDQKEVLVMRMYQDMSFKEISEVTGVSINTALGRMRYALMNLRKIIEKHQIILTN; this is translated from the coding sequence ATGGCTGATCTGCATACTCCAGACGCTCTATTAGTAAAAAATTATGTTGACGGTAGTGAAGCTGCACTTGCAACATTAATAAAGAGGCATGAGTCTAAAATATATGGATTCATATATTCTAAGATTGCTGATAGAGATATTTCAAATGATATTTTTCAAGACACATTTATTAAAGTAATTAAAACTTTAAAAAGTAATTCTTATAACGAAGAAGGTAAATTTCTGCCTTGGGTAATGCGTATTTCTCATAATCTAATTGTAGATCATTTTAGAAAAACAAAGAAAATGCCAATGTACAGAGAAACAGAAGAGTTTTCTATTTTCTCTATCATGTCTGACGACGCATTGACAATTGAAGGCAAAATGATCGTAGATCAAGTCGAACTTGATTTAAAAAAATTAATAGGAGAGCTTCCAGATGATCAAAAAGAAGTATTGGTTATGCGTATGTATCAAGACATGAGTTTCAAAGAAATCTCTGAAGTTACTGGCGTAAGCATCAACACAGCATTAGGAAGAATGCGCTATGCGTTAATGAATTTGAGAAAAATTATAGAAAAACATCAAATTATTTTAACCAACTAA
- a CDS encoding glycoside hydrolase family 16 protein → MKKIILVLLITSFGFAQEAKRKLVWEENFNKKSLNESVWNFELGDGCPNLCGYGNNERQIYTKTNHEFKDGNLIIEARKEGDKYTSTKITTKGKKEFKYGRIEARAKLPIGHGLWPAFWMLGANIDEVKWPKTGEIDILEYIGRDPHMVYTTLHTQDSHGNTINTKRTEFPNIEEGYHVYAIEWNKDKIDFFVDTKLVYTFNPEVKNEDTWPFDKPFYIIVNLAIGGNFGGPEVDDSVLPQKYYVDYVRVYQ, encoded by the coding sequence ATGAAGAAAATAATTTTAGTATTACTCATAACTAGTTTTGGCTTTGCCCAAGAGGCGAAAAGAAAACTTGTTTGGGAAGAAAATTTTAATAAAAAAAGCTTAAACGAATCGGTATGGAATTTTGAATTGGGAGACGGTTGTCCAAATTTATGTGGTTATGGAAATAATGAAAGACAGATTTATACAAAAACAAACCACGAATTTAAAGACGGAAATCTAATTATTGAAGCCAGAAAAGAAGGAGATAAATATACTTCGACTAAAATTACAACAAAAGGAAAAAAAGAGTTTAAATACGGCCGAATCGAAGCTAGGGCAAAACTCCCTATCGGACATGGTTTATGGCCTGCGTTTTGGATGCTTGGCGCCAATATTGATGAGGTAAAATGGCCAAAAACGGGTGAAATTGATATTCTAGAATATATCGGAAGAGATCCTCATATGGTATACACAACGCTTCATACGCAGGACAGTCATGGAAATACGATCAATACAAAACGAACTGAATTTCCAAATATTGAAGAAGGTTATCATGTTTACGCTATCGAATGGAACAAAGACAAAATTGATTTTTTTGTTGATACAAAACTAGTTTATACTTTTAATCCCGAAGTTAAAAACGAAGATACATGGCCATTTGACAAACCATTTTATATCATTGTAAATTTGGCAATTGGAGGTAATTTTGGAGGACCAGAGGTAGACGATTCTGTTTTACCGCAAAAATATTACGTTGATTATGTACGCGTTTATCAGTAA
- a CDS encoding glycoside hydrolase family 16 protein: MLAKIVSLSPSESVVMNNPDHAEQTRGTTMNFSDNGFMGYYIGQSSYEILSLTANRMVVRAVMGGNPSLAWYHTFTTTPPNPNPEPSIDYTKLVFEDNFDKDGAPDPTKWTYDLGRGNNGWGNNEKQNYTNSASNIVVEGGFLKITAKKENSGGAEYSSARLKSDGKYAFKYGKVEVRAKLPSGGGTWPAIWMLGQNYATKEWPECGEIDIMEHVGNSQNLVHGTFHYPGRSGGNANTASKTIPNVSTEFHVYKAVWSAETIQLYADDVLIHTLANTSSLPFNSEFFLILNFAMGGNMGGNIDPAFTQSTMEIDYVRVYQ; the protein is encoded by the coding sequence GTGCTTGCAAAAATAGTTTCATTAAGCCCTTCAGAATCTGTTGTAATGAATAATCCAGACCATGCAGAACAAACAAGAGGAACAACAATGAACTTCTCTGATAACGGATTTATGGGCTATTATATTGGTCAAAGCTCTTATGAAATTTTATCGCTTACAGCCAATAGAATGGTAGTTAGAGCTGTAATGGGAGGAAACCCTTCATTAGCTTGGTATCATACTTTTACAACTACACCACCAAATCCAAATCCAGAACCATCTATTGATTATACAAAACTGGTTTTCGAAGATAATTTTGATAAAGATGGAGCACCAGATCCAACAAAATGGACCTACGATTTAGGACGTGGAAATAATGGCTGGGGAAATAATGAAAAACAAAACTATACCAACTCAGCTTCAAATATTGTAGTTGAAGGTGGGTTTTTGAAAATCACGGCTAAAAAAGAAAATTCTGGCGGTGCAGAATATTCATCTGCAAGATTAAAATCGGATGGGAAATATGCTTTTAAATATGGTAAAGTTGAGGTTCGAGCTAAATTGCCATCAGGTGGAGGAACTTGGCCTGCAATCTGGATGCTTGGACAAAATTATGCAACTAAAGAATGGCCAGAATGTGGTGAAATTGATATTATGGAGCACGTTGGAAACAGCCAGAATTTAGTTCATGGAACTTTTCATTATCCTGGTCGTTCAGGCGGAAATGCCAATACGGCTTCTAAAACTATTCCAAATGTTTCAACAGAGTTTCATGTTTACAAAGCAGTTTGGAGTGCAGAAACTATTCAGCTTTACGCAGACGATGTGTTGATCCATACATTAGCAAATACAAGTTCTTTACCTTTTAACAGCGAATTTTTCTTGATTTTAAATTTTGCTATGGGAGGTAATATGGGAGGCAATATTGATCCTGCTTTCACTCAATCTACAATGGAGATTGATTATGTTAGAGTTTATCAATAG
- a CDS encoding RagB/SusD family nutrient uptake outer membrane protein, which yields MKKYLFISTITLVFFSTVLTSCSDEFVDPKPEYSIDSENYFNSKEEYDNALIATYDLLQSSYVNVLLGEIASDNTLCGGESPTDVIGFQQIDDMIHTPVNSNLRDIWNWMFAGVQRANYILEFQNKTDFPGKAQVIAEARFLRAYYQFELVKWFGGIPMKGDARFKIGDEKTIPRSSVEEVYASIEADLIFASANLSPNAAQQGRITKGAAQALLGKAYLYQNKFAQAAASLDAVITSGKYKLVTDYNSMFEAEGENGTESIFEVQYTDVEGAGFGCLQCSEGNVAVGFNGIRNYSGPLFSSGYSFNIPTQDSFDAFKTGDKRKDVAILDINAWALANASYDNGNGITFGKGNEDTGFFNRKYLPRKRSKDAAGDLNLTNPNNYRAIRYADVLLMAAEAYNRGGIDDGKARTYLNEVRRRAFGDTNHDIATSGAALTDNILDERRLELFGEGHRFFDLVRTGKAAGTIPGFKANKNELFPIPIEEIQFANGNWAQNPGY from the coding sequence ATGAAAAAGTATTTATTTATATCCACTATAACACTGGTTTTTTTCTCGACCGTACTAACATCATGTTCGGATGAGTTTGTAGATCCAAAACCAGAATATTCTATCGACTCAGAGAATTATTTTAATTCTAAAGAAGAATATGACAATGCATTAATTGCGACTTACGATTTACTGCAGTCTTCTTATGTAAATGTTTTATTAGGAGAAATTGCTTCAGATAATACACTTTGTGGAGGAGAAAGTCCAACCGATGTAATTGGTTTTCAGCAGATCGATGATATGATTCATACACCTGTAAATAGCAATTTAAGAGACATCTGGAATTGGATGTTTGCTGGTGTTCAAAGAGCCAATTATATTCTTGAATTTCAAAACAAAACAGATTTTCCGGGAAAAGCCCAAGTTATTGCAGAAGCACGTTTTTTAAGAGCGTACTATCAGTTTGAGTTAGTTAAATGGTTTGGAGGTATCCCAATGAAAGGCGATGCGAGATTTAAAATTGGCGATGAAAAGACAATTCCCCGATCGTCTGTTGAAGAAGTTTACGCTTCTATAGAAGCCGATTTAATTTTCGCATCTGCTAATCTATCTCCAAACGCAGCACAGCAAGGGCGTATTACAAAAGGTGCAGCTCAGGCATTATTAGGAAAAGCATATTTATACCAAAATAAATTTGCTCAGGCTGCAGCTTCGCTTGACGCTGTTATTACTTCTGGAAAATACAAATTGGTAACAGATTACAACTCAATGTTTGAAGCAGAAGGAGAAAACGGAACAGAATCTATTTTTGAAGTTCAGTATACAGATGTTGAAGGAGCAGGATTTGGATGTTTGCAGTGTAGTGAAGGAAACGTAGCAGTTGGTTTTAACGGTATTCGTAACTATTCAGGTCCTTTATTTTCTTCTGGGTACAGTTTTAATATTCCAACTCAAGATTCGTTTGATGCCTTTAAAACTGGAGATAAACGTAAAGACGTTGCCATCTTAGATATCAACGCATGGGCTTTGGCTAATGCTTCTTACGACAATGGAAACGGTATTACATTCGGAAAAGGAAATGAAGATACAGGTTTCTTCAATAGAAAATATCTGCCAAGAAAAAGAAGTAAAGATGCAGCAGGAGATTTGAATTTAACAAATCCAAACAACTACAGAGCAATTCGTTATGCAGATGTATTGTTAATGGCTGCTGAGGCTTATAATAGAGGCGGAATTGATGATGGAAAAGCAAGAACGTATTTAAATGAGGTGAGAAGACGTGCATTTGGAGATACAAATCATGACATTGCAACTTCTGGCGCGGCCCTTACAGATAATATTTTAGACGAAAGAAGACTTGAGCTTTTTGGAGAAGGACATCGTTTCTTTGACTTAGTAAGAACTGGTAAAGCCGCAGGAACTATTCCTGGCTTTAAAGCAAATAAAAACGAATTATTTCCAATTCCAATTGAAGAAATTCAGTTTGCAAACGGAAACTGGGCACAAAATCCTGGATACTAA